A single Limanda limanda chromosome 19, fLimLim1.1, whole genome shotgun sequence DNA region contains:
- the rprd2a gene encoding regulation of nuclear pre-mRNA domain-containing protein 2a, producing MAAGAGASIGGSLEATLARKFQGVTSTMDSIQGLSTWCIDNKKYHSVIVRHWMRFLKKSDAPHRLNLFYLANDVIQNCKRKNAVVYRAEFAEVLPEAFGLVNQEGDAKVINKLERILSIWEERGVYAGTLISELRSGLIKEESPPETPVEQKTPVESKADLQSKVVAEFVPQALIDQLAKYKKSLADLDMREKQQAAMRVDICSSEALKKLKDKAGGKKFSKDFEEGNTQLQEFVKYFDKQSKTGPPLMEALTNADIFYEMQYKEVKIVANAYQTFANRVLHLKRKLDSLKATLPDLDESPLPSPSADAPSPTGSESPFHGMDLANPDPDLDGSAMDDEAEPPAPSPLSSLGGGSPRDPETVGQKDNREVEDMELSEEEIESGGIIVEQQTERPPHQEVATPAPANKEPPAATEPPVAQVTPPVAQVTPPVVAPVASVESVDLGKIGSILNSLSAVMKNTGPLVESPPAAAPAATPVISVASQDASSLVNLLSKVDVIPADLLGALSKVQGKSSFAGISSTLSSPAASVSSASSSSGKIPPSSTAAVAAPPQSPSLSSVAPVPSTPSSSVKPSTISQAPPQTSNRASALVQALHRDMDLTTEPEPSKSASSLESKIHRFLRGNSAFSAFDLGFAAKPAGGDNVSPVTGTDTRGGTPVRDEGGGTPTQDEVMDKPVVPFPSNSNQLKVGETVETAPAANQSRTQKNLSSSQQPAHFQQGVAQNGQAYQQPPGGQQEMSDHGMTASVAHFQQFSAPTGGLVPGERAPGGPAGSQAGGGFQGMNDRNWYSDTFPEGGSQPPRGFNAAVPGGPGENKTSGHYQYQTEQTGVPPGFAPQQGATMPPGFFRGNLPPVPQLPPPPRAYDAPPLVTSSPMIHPEHHHQGMNRHGDGPGPRPDSTFSGMVVHDHQHKSMFHPDESELERPPHHPEDPHHHHHQDNMHYQEEQEWYQDDSHHQDFNHFQEEPFHHQEDQYHRPGSPPHHYPRGQGINPPPSEDPYFSHDYQRHSPPPPPHYLPRGPPPPRLGLRHPHRPPHPAHHP from the exons cTGACGCCCCGCACAGACTCAACCTGTTCTACCTCGCCAACGATGTCATCCAGAACTGTAAAAGGAAAAACGCCGTCGTGTATCGAGCGGAATTCGCCGAGGTGCTCCCGGAGGCCTTCGGTCTGGTCAA CCAAGAAGGTGACGCCAAGGTGATTAATAAACTGGAAAGGATACTGTCCatctgggaggagagaggagtgtaTGCAGGGACGCTCATCTCCGAGCTCAGGAGTGGCTTAATCAAGGAGGAGTCCCCGCCTGAGACGCCTGTGGAGCAGAAAA ctccaGTCGAGTCCAAAGCAGATCTACAATCCAAGGTTGTCGCAGAGTTTGTG CCCCAGGCGCTAATAGACCAACTGGCCAAGTACAAGAAATCCCTGGCGGATCTGGACATGAGGGAAAAACAGCAGGCGGCTATGAGAGTTGACATCTGCAGCTCTGAGGCTCTCAAGAAGCTCAAAG ATAAGGCCGGAGGAAAGAAGTTCTCCAAGGACTTTGAGGAAGGAAACACGCAGCTACAGGAGTTTGTCAAGTATTTtgacaaacaaagcaaaacaggCCCTCCTCTCATGGAGGCCCTCACCAACGCGGACATCTTCTATGAGATGCAGTACAAGGAGGTCAAGATTGTCGCTAAT GCCTACCAAACGTTTGCTAACCGCGTGTTGCACCTCAAGCGGAAGCTGGACTCCCTGAAGGCCACCTTACCCGACCTGGACGAGTCGCCCCTCCCCTCGCCGTCCGCCGACGCGCCGTCTCCCACCGGGTCCGAGTCGCCCTTCCACGGGATGGACCTGGCCAACCCGGATCCAGATCTCGACGGCTCTGCCATGGATGACGAAGCAGAGCCGCCGGCCCCgagtcctctgtcctcactggGAGGAGGTTCCCCCAGAGACCCAGAGACCGTTGGACAGAAGGACAATCGTGAGGTGGAAGACATGGAgctctctgaggaggagattgaGAGCGGAGGCATTATAG TAGAGCAGCAGACAGAACGCCCCCCCCACCAGGAGGTGGCCACTCCAGCGCCTGCAAACAAGGAACCACCGGCCGCCACAGAGCCGCCTGTGGCACAGGTCACGCCCCCTGTGGCACAGGTCACGCCCCCTGTGGTCGCTCCCGTAGCCAGTGTTGAGAGCGTTGACCTGGGTAAAATTGGCTCCATCCTCAACAGTTTAAGCGCAGTCATGAAGAACACAG gaCCTCTGGTGGAGAGTCCTCCTGCCGCGGCTCCTGCTGCCACACCTGTGATCTCTGTGGCCTCTCAGGATGCCAGTTCACTGGTGAACCTCCTGTCCAAGGTGGACGTGATTCCTGCAGATCTCCTGGGAGCTCTGTCCAAAGTCCAGGGCAAAAGCAGCTTTGCGG gCATCTCCTCGACTCTGAGCAGCCCAGCTGCAAGTGTCTCCTCAGCGTCCTCCAGTTCAGGCAAGATTCCTCCTTCGTCCACAGCTGCAGTAGCAGCCCCCCCCCAGAGcccgtctctctcctctgttgcaCCCGTGCCTTCAACACCAAGCTCTTCTGTAAAACCAAGCACAATCTCCCAAGCCCCCCCCCAGACTTCTAACCGAGCCTCCGCCCTGGTGCAGGCTCTCCATAGAGACATGGATCTGACGACAGAGCCGGAGCCGTCCAAGTCCGCTTCGAGTTTAGAGTCTAAAATCCACCGCTTCCTGCGAGGGAACTCTGCTTTCAGTGCATTCGACTTGGGGTTCGCTGCGAAACCAGCAGGAGGTGACAACGTCAGCCCAGTAACCGGCACAGACACCCGGGGGGGGACTCCAGTGCGGGACGAGGGGGGAGGCACCCCCACTCAAGATGAGGTCATGGACAAGCCTGTGGTCCCGTTTCCCTCGAACTCAAATCAGTTGAAAGTTGGTGAAACTGTTGAAACGGCTCCGGCTGCGAATCAGAGCAGAACTCAGAAGAACCTCAGCAGCTCCCAGCAGCCGGCTCACTTCCAGCAGGGCGTGGCTCAGAACGGCCAGGCGTACCAgcagccccctggtggccaacAGGAGATGTCAGATCATGGGATGACTGCATCTGTAGCACATTTCCAGCAGTTCTCTGCACCAACAGGAGGGCTGGTGCCTGGAGAGAGAGCCCCGGGCGGCCCCGCTGGCTCCCAGGCAGGCGGAGGCTTCCAGGGGATGAACGACAGGAACTGGTACAGTGACACTTTCCCAGAGGGGGGCTCTCAGCCGCCCAGAGGGTTCAACGCAGCAGTGCCTGGGGGTCCCGGAGAAAATAAGACATCAGGACATTATCAGTACCAAACAGAACAGACTGGGGTACCTCCAGGGTTCGCTCCCCAGCAGGGGGCCACCATGCCCCCTGGCTTCTTCAGAGGAAACCTCCCTCCTGTCCCACAGTTACCTCCGCCTCCTCGGGCCTACGACGCCCCCCCGCTCGTGACCAGCAGTCCGATGATTCACCCTGAACATCATCATCAGGGGATGAACCGCCATGGGGACGGACCTGGGCCCCGACCGGACAGCACCTTCAGTGGCATGGTGGTGCACGACCATCAGCACAAGTCCATGTTCCATCCAGACGAGTCGGAGCTCGagcgccccccccaccaccctgaggatccacaccaccaccaccaccaagaCAACATGCACtaccaggaggagcaggagtggTATCAGGACGACTCCCACCATCAAGATTTCAATCACTTTCAGGAAGAGCCGTTCCACCACCAAGAGGATCAGTACCACAGGCCCggcagccccccccaccactaccCGAGAGGCCAAGGCATCAACCCCCCACCCTCAGAAGACCCTTACTTTAGCCACGACTACCAGCGGCAcagcccccctcctcctccccactaCCTTCCAAGAGGACCACCACCGCCTCGTCTCGGTCTACGACATCCACACCGCCCACCCCACCCTGcacaccacccc